The following coding sequences lie in one Cannabis sativa cultivar Pink pepper isolate KNU-18-1 chromosome 5, ASM2916894v1, whole genome shotgun sequence genomic window:
- the LOC115717111 gene encoding probable xyloglucan galactosyltransferase GT19, translated as MACKYGTLIIITITQLLAFFFVPQFAQSDPSDSDCSHRWIHIRRLPPRFNLDLLANCSEYPLSGDFCSYLPNHGLGHKTHNRSQSWYRTDPSMLELVFHRRMLEYPCLTSDPAAADAVYLPYYAGIDALRYLYGPDVNSSAEHGLDLFQFLQKDEPKAWKRNMGHDHFLVMARPAWDFSQPPGNDPPIWGTSFLELPEFFNVTALTVEARAWPWQDQAVPYPTSFHPPTLSFLEAWTQRVRRAKRSTLVLFVGGGGVSATPNIRRSIRNECENSTALCSIVDCSNGICEHDPIRFMKPMLQASFCLQPPGDTPTRRSTFDSILAGCIPVFFEELSAKSQYTWHLPEDEYEEFSVTIPKEEVVFKGLRILDVLSSIPRSKVKSLREKVMELIPKIMYRRHMSSMGLRTKKDAFDLAIDGTLRRIKSRLEQQVFVQ; from the coding sequence ATGGCCTGCAAATATGGTACTTTGATTATCATCACCATTACCCAATTACTCGCTTTCTTCTTTGTTCCACAATTCGCTCAATCCGACCCTTCGGATTCGGATTGTTCCCACCGTTGGATCCATATACGCCGTCTACCGCCAAGATTCAATCTTGATCTATTGGCCAACTGCTCTGAATATCCACTTTCTGGTGACTTCTGCTCTTACTTGCCTAACCATGGTTTGGGTCACAAGACCCACAATCGTTCCCAGAGCTGGTACCGAACAGACCCTTCAATGCTCGAACTCGTCTTCCATCGCCGGATGCTCGAGTACCCGTGTCTCACTTCAGATCCTGCTGCCGCTGACGCCGTTTACCTCCCTTACTACGCCGGAATTGATGCTCTCAGATACTTGTACGGTCCCGACGTTAACTCCAGCGCCGAACACGGACTCGACTTGTTCCAATTCTTGCAGAAGGACGAGCCCAAAGCGTGGAAACGGAATATGGGTCACGACCATTTCTTGGTTATGGCTCGTCCGGCCTGGGATTTCTCTCAGCCTCCCGGTAATGACCCACCGATTTGGGGAACGTCGTTTCTGGAACTGCCCGAGTTCTTTAATGTCACGGCTTTAACGGTTGAGGCCCGAGCCTGGCCGTGGCAGGATCAGGCGGTGCCTTATCCGACGTCGTTTCATCCTCCCACTCTGTCGTTTCTCGAGGCTTGGACTCAGCGTGTCCGCCGCGCTAAACGGAGCACTCTGGTGCTCTTCGTCGGCGGCGGTGGAGTTTCCGCCACACCCAATATTCGCCGGAGCATAAGGAATGAGTGCGAGAACTCCACCGCTCTTTGCAGCATTGTGGATTGCTCTAATGGGATTTGTGAGCACGACCCGATTCGGTTCATGAAGCCAATGTTACAAGCGAGCTTTTGTCTTCAACCGCCGGGGGATACTCCGACGCGGAGGTCCACCTTCGACAGCATCCTAGCCGGTTGTATACCTGTGTTCTTCGAGGAACTTTCTGCCAAGTCGCAGTACACGTGGCACTTGCCTGAGGATGAGTACGAGGAATTCTCTGTGACTATTCCTAAGGAAGAAGTTGTGTTCAAAGGGTTGAGAATACTCGACGTGTTGAGCAGTATTCCAAGGTCTAAAGTCAAGAGCTTGAGAGAGAAAGTTATGGAGCTTATACCAAAGATTATGTATAGAAGACATATGAGTTCGATGGGTTTGAGAACCAAGAAAGATGCTTTTGATTTAGCCATTGATGGTACTCTTCGGAGGATTAAATCTAGACTTGAACAACAAGTTTTTGTTCAGTGA